The Sesamum indicum cultivar Zhongzhi No. 13 linkage group LG6, S_indicum_v1.0, whole genome shotgun sequence genomic interval GTCCACAGGTTCTTAATGCAGCTTGGGACCAAGGGCTTAGTGTTGCCGGTCAGAATGGACAGCCATGTTATGACCGAGAAGGATTCACGAGGCTGGTCGAGACTGCAAGACCAAGAAATAATCCTGATTGCCGTCACTTTTCATTCTTTGTATTTCAACAACCCTCGCCTTTGATCCAAAGAACTATATGCTTCTCAGAAATTGAGTACTTTATTAAAAGCATGCATGGTGAGCTTTCCTAAATTATTCAGGCATTGAAATATGCTAATTTAACAGTTTTTTTATTCATGTCATGTACTAGAACCTCACATTAATCTATCCTCTCTAAGCTACTGTACAAGGAAAGTTTCTCTacattgttcatttattttcttgtgacTTGGTTTCTGGTTTTCTCATTTTCCTAACTGCAGGAGATGTCAGCAACTGAgtatcttaatttttcttcGAATATTTAACCTTTGGGTACGAGAGATGAAACTTAGGGGCGGAAGGAGAGTTGTGGTGGTGTAAAACCAGCTGCCGGCATCCACATACACAAGTGGATGGGCTGGAAAGAGAtggaattgattaaaattcaCTCCTTTTTGTCATCCTCTTTTAACAGTTACTGTCGTCTGTGTTATATTACTGTAAAGTCAGAGTTGTAATTGAAATGGTGTACAATGGTGATTCCATCTTTAACCTTTTAACATTACAAAGACGCATATGTAAATCCTTGCATAGATTCCATATGAACAGCTTTGTGGAGAACCACCATCCATGAGCAAATCTATAGGAAACTGATTTCTTGTCAATGCGGCTCTCTTAGTTCCCATGTTCTTTTATGCTTTTAACACTGGACAAGGTAAATATAGACCCTACTTGAGGAACAAAGTGTCATTTATGCCTTAAATGTATGCATGAAATAACACAGATGCGTTATGAAGGAAACAAGGATATACCAAGTATGGATGAACTTGCCCATGAGAAGGAAACTAATTATTCTGCTGGTCAAAAGTTTGTACCCAAAATATGTCTTAGGGGATTTAAACAGTGGAAAAGGTTGACAGCTATCACAACTTCTcatacattaaaatttttagaagaTAAAACTGGCGCTACAGGTTTGCAGATGGAAAACTGCATCTTCTCTCAATCCAGCAAATGTTCCAATGGCTTTGAAAATCAAGAGTTGATTACTGGAATCTCTACCCATGATCACAAATAGAGCTGTCTACAAAATTCtgatgaaaaatatgaatggCTTGGAGTTTCTTCCTTTGCTATCTTTGAGAATCACAGTACTGAGGGAATGCACATTGGCAAGGGCCTTTCCGTACCTAGATTACATTAGAAAGGCATGTATGTTTTAGCAAGAATACTATAAAATATCAGACAATTTATTTACTACACTTACGCCTGGAACTGATCCATGGAAACGCAGAAAGTGTAATCACAAGTGATGCGTGGAGTAACTTATTCTGAAATCCTCAACCTAAATTTGATCTTCAATTTCTTAGGTAGTCAGCTACCAAgtaatcattaatattaatgtcGAATGTGCTTTTGAAAGAACTGCTTCACAAGGGATAAATTAAgggtttttcattttctttaattcctCTTTTATTCAGACATGAAGCATGTCTTCCTCTTATACAGTGATTATTGTAAAATCACTCCTGCATGGTATAATGATATGGAATTTGACGTTCAGGATGACTGCTGCGGAGAATTACTTTATCAGAACAACTCTTCTTTCCAGGTTCCGAAAGAAAAGAGGTGCAGACTCAAAATAGAATAGGGTGCTGCAGTCTCCCAATTCCAGTAAACCAGTAAGATACCAGTAGAAGGTTTTCCTGGGAAAACGAAAGTTGTTCTGACAGCAACATATTTTGTGCTGATTGCAATGGACAAGAATCTAAGCTATAATTAGATCGAACAAGTCTAAATACACATACCTTCCGCAATGTGAAGGACACCCTCCTTGAACCCCTACGGATCAGACTGTCGTTCACTTTATCCACCTGGGTCACAGGCAATTTTATCAAGCATTGCTCAAAAGTGAAATCTAAAGGAAGAGTTGCATGACTTGAGATCTCCTACAACTTTGCCTTTGTAGAAAATAAGACGGATTTCCTGGAAACGTGAATAACAAGGCAAAACAGTAGTTGTCTGATGTAGAAGACAAAATTGTACCTTGTGGTGTGGAATGTAATGATGCCATACATATCGAGCCTCTCCAGATAACAGTAGCATTGATCGAGGTGGAAGATAAATAGCTTTCCTAACAAAACTTGAGTTCTTTTCAGAGATCTGTTCCCCTACATCAGAACTTGAGGTCGACTTCTCCTGCCACACAGCAGTTGCATACTTCCTGAATTCCATGATGCAAGGGCCAGCTAGCGAAAGGCTGAAAATTAAATCTTCAAATGCAGAATGGGTGTCAATGTGTGGGGACAAACCGACACCAGGTGGGTACTCATTAACCTGcttattttttcagaaaagGAAGCTCGTTAAGCTTGACGTCTGAAACAATGATTCCATACCAAAACAACAGTTAGATGAGGGAACAGTTTCAGAAAGCAGGATATTAGAACATCAGTCAGTAAACATTTGCAGTCTTCAAAGCATATATTTACTTGCCGTTAGTTGATCCAAAGCTATATCGGCAGAATGATCAAGTGTCTGAAATGTTCTGATCCTTTCAAGTATTGGAGACACAAAGGACGGAAGCTCACCCAAGTAATGATTCGTGTTAACAGTCCTTATCTGCAAGAGGGAGGAGAAAGGAAAATCTCAGGAGGTTAATTTAGTCTTTCTTTGACTTGTTGGTGCTGATAATTGACCAGtgcaaaaacattaaaataaaactaaaaactgATTGGATCAGTTGTTAATGGTTGAGGATTCATAATCCAGAAGTGTTACAGAAAAAGTTACTTTTTCTCTTCCTTCATCTTTTAAAGGGGAATACGTGATGCATTCAGCATTGCCATAGAATATCATGTGATTCCTTGGAACATGATTTGACATAACCTAGTAACATTATCTTAGCTGATGCCattgtattattatatctaTGACCCCAATTTTCAGGCTCCTATACTGATTGGTCCTGAAAAAAATCTTTGCTCAAAGTTTGCTCTATACAtcaatatgattttattcCATTGTTCACACAACATAAACATCTTCAGTTTGAAGTAGGATTTCAGCATAATAACTGCAGATGCCTCATGGAAACTAAATTGGAAATTTTTTAGGTAACTACATGCTATTTGAATCTTTCATCTTCAATTACTCAATCGTGGAAGCATGGAGTCAAAAGATAACAATgtcaaaaaacaaagaagatgAAAACTTAAAAGTATGTTCTTCTGTTAAATGACTAGAGATCATATAGAGAGGCCAAACGGCAATTCAAAAGAACTTACATCATAGCAAAACTCATACCCATAATGTTGAACTCTTCTTTTGGCAAGATGTTGCCATGCCCTATCATCCACTGCTGCAAGTAATTCctgcaaaagaaaagaacaaaaaacttCTAGAGTGATGCGTGAACAACCACAAAACATTACATGGAAAAGCAAATTGATCAGGTGCGAATATATTACTCCAAGATGTGATCCTTAACTTGTTCTTCCTGTGGAGTGACAAAGTCATGCATTAAGTAAAGTCCAGGAATGTCCAAGCCTGAAGCTGATGTTGATACTGGAACTGAGTCAGTGTTATTAACCTAAAAGTATAGAGAACACATTAAGTAAAATGCTGCCTCTTGACTTAAGAAGATGTAAAGTTATCCGACAAGGTTTCAAagcccaaaagaaaaaagaaagaaacaataagAAAAGGGGGCAATTAAGAGGAAGGTGAGCCTTTAAGTTCCACAAAATCATaaggaaatataaaaattagaaggCTCAATAACTAATTTAGGTACACCAAAAATTTCCACAATACAAGGTTTAATTCTCATCACCAAGACTTTCTCAAATACAATTCAAAACACATAAAAGCACTTTTGGTGTAAGCATTTACACTTGACTTAAAAGATGATCAACATAGTCTATGCGAAATAAATTAGACAAAAGACATTACAGCAAATAACAATAGCCTCTCAAGcagcaaatattttagaaagcAGCAGCATGTAATAACTCAACCAGAATGAAGCTCATCAGCTCACATGCTGGTGCAAAAACCGTGATGCAGAAGGCCAGGAGCATTGTGGATAAAAAAGTTCATATAAGTGTTGAGAAAGTTAGAAGTGATATGCACATCAagacatcaaaattttgaggGACTGGAAATCAGTACCTTACCAAGTGATTGTACAGAATACTGAATGTGCAACAAACGACCCCCAAGACTTGAACATGGATGTCTATTCAATGCCTTCATTGCATCTTGTGCACTACTCTTATCATGATATGAGACTATAACACGGGTCCCACTCTCGTCCGCAGCACAGACTCCCTTGACTTCTCCGTATGTACCAAATACAGACGCAATAGTGTCATATGAAAGTCCAACTGCAGGGCCACAGTTAGCCACATAAAGGTGAGGACTGGACTCACCATCCCCTCCCTTGGGACATGTAAATCTTGGCAAacccataaattaaaatctgtACCTACGGGAAAAATCATTAAAACCCCATTCTGCATAGTATCAGTAAAACACCACcatgaaagaaaatacaatgaaACTAGTTGATATGGGAACAAGTAGAACAAGGAAAACTTTCTTTCTTAGAAACAAGACGACCTGCAACTAGCTTTCACTAACGTGATTCAAGATTACCAGGACAATTGTAAAGAACCTTCTCCTCCTATAAGTGAACTTAGAGGTTCAACAAAAGGTTCCTGTCGGAAATGAGCTTCAATCTCACTGTGTTTGCATATTTCTGAAACAAGCTAGGCAAGCCTTGCATAGATGAACCCTCGATAAAATGACTTGTATGGATCCAATTGACGTTAAACAAGTTGTGAACAACCTAACCTCAAGTGGGAAGTGCCCAAATCTAGAGTTCtaccaaattaaaatataatggaAACAGCAAAAagacacacacaaacacacacacaccctgtCTGTATTCTTTTCCTCTGAAGTTAGTCGTGCAGGTAATTTTAGCAATAACAACTCGTAGTCATGATTCTGgcatataaagaaaaagattacaAACTTTAAGCACATGCCGCTCAAAACAATTACtatctttattttcaataccGAAAAAGTGCAGTTGCTTCAATGCCTTGATAGTAATTCCCGAGAAAAATCCTTTTGAACCCACAACCAACTTCATTCATCTTTTGAATCGATAAACGATccaagtaattaataaaaaagctTGAAACATACATAATGCCCTagaattttttctcaaattcagCATAAATAGTGAAAGAGAAAATACCTGAGGAAGCAGGGCAGCGGGAGATTTCCGTCTGCAAATACGTAGTATTAAACTGTGGGATGAAGGATTTATTCTTGAAATCATTCTTCAACTAAAGTCGCGTTTACTCCAACTTCCCCCCACGTCTTTAGTATGAATATAACATTCTACGGAAATATAGAGGAAACGAAAGTTGCTAAATGAGAAGAAGCGCTCATGGCGTTTCCACGTTCACCCGTCCCGCGCTCCACATTTACGATGACGCTTTCTGATGAAAAGACGAAACTACCCCTGTCTCTCTTCTTCCACGCTCGAACTCCTCGTCTTTGCTTTCGCAGTTCGCAGAGTAAGCTTTCAATGGCGGGTGCTGCTCTCACTTGCAACACTTTCCCACAGCTCAAAATCCGATACGCATCCTCTAAGAGTTCTTTACACTTTAGCCCTCGCACTTTCCGAACTTACGATAGGCCTCGCCGCTTGACTTCCACGCGCGTGACGATTGATCGCAACTCTGATGTCCAAATCGGTAAACGTGAGGAAAAACCTAGAGGTAGTGGTTACAGCAATGGTAAGATGTACAGAAGGCTTGATTCTTGTTTGGTAATACCTCCAACAGAAGGCAAAAAGCCCAAGGCTTTGATTAAATTCTTGGGCGGCGCTTTCATCGGAGCCGTGCCCGAAGTGACGTATAGGTAGACTGTATGGTATTGTTTTTTGGAAGTTGTAACAATAAGCATGATGGTGCTGAATGCTGAATGTCGTctgtttttcccttttcttttctttttttttttttttttgtctggACAAAGTTACTTACTCGAGCTGTTGGCGAAAGAAGGGTACTTGATTATATCTGTGCCGTACAATGTGACTTTTGATCATGAACTAGTTACAAGAGAGATATACGAGCGGTTCCATGCTTGTTTGGATTTGATCTTGATGAATGGATTGCCTGAGAATGGAATTTCAGCTGCTGAGATAGCTGACCTACCGTTTTTCTCGATTGGACACAGGTGAATTTATTCAAGACTCCAACTAGTGGTTGTTGTCAAGACATGGTTGTTAAGTTTGATGGAATTGACTTCTTCCAATATGATTTCATGGATTTGTTCTAGAGTATTggataatttttgaaattctatGTTGTCACAGAAAGATCAAAATGTAATCAATGATTATTGGTGGTGGTCAAGCTACCAATTTAGATGTGTGGCTACTTAATACCTCAACCGTATGGCTTCTATGGCACAGATATAAATGATTTGTTTGTGAAAAACTGCCAGCAACATTGAGTTGTATCAGTTCTCTGTTATAAAAGAGCTTAGTCAGGCTTCAGTATAAACTGTTAAATGTGCCATGGTTGCTGCTATTGTTACCGCTGCCTAAATCATATTTGATTGCATTGGTTTGATTCCATACTTCAATGATTTTGCAGCAATGGCGCACTTCTTCAAGTGCTTGTGGGAAGTTATTTCTGTGAGAAGATTCCTAAGGTCCAGTCTGCCTCTTTGTTGTTCCAGCTGGCCATACGTGTGTAGTTTCATGAAATGAGAAATGCGATATTTGACGAGGaataaaatctattttttgttgaagGCCAATGCAATCATATCATACAACAACAGACCAGCATCAGAAGCAGTACCATACTTCGAGCAGGTGCTGTTTGctctatttttcttgataGTGTTTGGATGATATACTGAAATAATTGCTGATTGGCGGAAAGTATAATATGCCTGTGAAAAAACAAGCTCAGAGTTCgtaataattgttttaagTTTTGTACTctacataaatacaaaaatataaaacattaagCGCACTCTATTTCATGAAAAAGTTGCCGTTGTAATGAAGGTTTTACTGGGGAAGCCAACTGGATGTTACTTTTTTAAGACAATACTTGTGGCCTTTTCTTGGTACTCGTGTCAGCCTTGCCTAGTTGTGCTCTCGTATCTCTTTTAATGGGTGAATGCATCATATGATGGCACATTGTTGTTTCAAATAATCAAGTACTCAAAGTAGTGCAATACATATAGACAAAATAAGGAGATGGAATTTTATTGACTACGGTACATAGGACTTTTAGGAAGGCCAAAGTaagttttcctttttgtttccCAGTTTATTTTGGTGGACTCATGCAGATCCCCTCAGATTCTGATCTGTCTGTTTGTAACACTGCAGTTGGGTCCTCTAGTCAAACAGATGATGCCAGTGATTGAGACATCCCCTATGTATTCAATGGCTCAGAGCATCCCAGGTACATTATGTTAAAAATGCTTCTTGCCACCTTCTTAATGTATTCTagaaactttgctttaatagaAGATCATATCTCGGTTCTCTTACAGACTTTGCTTCACTTTCTGGCTACTATGTGCATGGTAGTAAGTAATCACCAGAAATATTCTCTTCGTAAATGTAATCCTAGAATCGATTTGTGAAATCCTAGTTTTCTCAAAAGGATATTTCTGTTCTGTTGAAGGCATAGCCGAGACTTAGAAATCCTGTTTGATTGTGGAAACCACGAACTAGGTCTGTCTGAGTAATAGGTTATCTTGTATCTTGAGAAGTGGATAATGGTCttgtttttgtcattttatatGATACTTCAGTAATTTTGCAAATGTGTAAATTAAGGAGATGGATTGAAGACACTAATAGACATTGCTGAAAGAGTTCTTCCAGACTATGATCCAGAAGCTACTGTGTCTTTGACCAAGTTTGTTGATCAGTTGCCCTCAGTATTTAACCAGGTATATGCAGCCACATAGTATTTTACAACCTGAGGTCAGTGACTTATTTGCGGACATATTACATTCACCCCTCTCATGcttgaaattactaattttcCATATGCTTTTTCATTTGTGCTTCACATAAACTCTCATTTCTGTCCAATGCCTTAACAGATTTTCCAACATAAAGTTCTGAACTTATTTAAGGTTATCtgatcttataaattatttaggtTGCACAAGGGATTTCTGAGTTCAAGCCAACACCTGCAGAGAATCTTGACTGTTTTAAGAAGTTGTATAACATTCAGCACACGTTACTGGTACTTAAGTACTATGAATCTTTAGGTCTTGAGCAAAATGGAGTCTTATAGAAACTTGTTTAGTCTGCCAATTTTTGTCTCAGGTTAAATTTGACTTTGACACAATTGATGAGACGGATCTCCTTGAAGAGACGCTGAAGCCTCGTGTTGAATCTTTTTGCGGAAAACTTGAGAAAGTTGTTTTACGCGGTAACCATATAACACCATGCATACAGGTAATATTATAGGTTAATGATGAGTTTTGTTTGAATGGTAAAGATTGAAAGTATGAGAGTAATCATGGATGAGAGAGTTCACCACTTCTATACCTATTAAGCAAATATAGAGAGAGTTACTTTCTTCTGTCTCGAACTCTTAAGGCTGTAAATCTTGTGAGAAACAAAGGTGTCCATTGTAATCGGCTCAAGTACAGACTTTATGCAGAGTAGACAGAAATTTTTATAGGTCACTCTTTGCAAATGCATATGCTTTTCCTCCAAATTGTTAACTCCAAAATGTATATACCTTGAACGTCCATCTAAACTCCCTGAACCTACACAGAATCACAGGCAAGCTCAAACCATGGGATGGTAAACTAAGatagagataatataaatgaatatatggTTGCTCTGTTTCATCAGGAACCAAGGTGGCAAGTAGGACCGGTGTACACACCTGCAGATGCTATTGCTCAAGGACTTAAAGCCATTTCCCTATATGAAACGAGAGTCCTATCAAGAACCATCTGTAACTGGTTTGGCAGCCTTGAATCATAATCTACTGTAAAGGTAGGGTTgagcttttgttttctttacaAATCTCCCAATCACTTTCTGTTTATtctttatatgaattaagtgATTGGAAACATGTTAATCCTCtcaaaatattagataataagaaagaaaagaaaatgacgTGCCTCATACTTGTAACGAGAAGGGCTGCTATCATGTATTATTGTTACACTATATAATCATTCTGATGTGGATATTTAATGCCTTATACTTCACTTTGTCTTGGATTTGATCAACAATAGGTAATTATGCATTCAACTGTGtgctttaaaattattcattcatAGTGTGACCAAAATTATGTAGACGAACCCGATTGACCAACATGTTGTCTCTTGCATTCTTATTATTCTCAGAATGTATTTAGACAATGATAGTTTTGTACATTCTTCTGAAAATCCAGATAATATTTGTCTACTATAAAATCTACACTGCTTGCATGAAAAATAAGTCTATGATACTTGGACAATATTGAAAACTATTTAGAGTTTAGAAGGAACCATGATGGGACTCAGAGaacttgaatttttcattAGATCGCAGAGCAATATCCTAAGCTCATCCTCGAACCTCTCCATTACTGCAACAGGCAAGGTCATTGGCACCACCATCACATCCTCCCCTTTCTGATTGCGCTGATGAGCATAAACAATATAGTGGAAGGTGCCACCATACATTGTTCCTCCATATATTGGATTTCCCCAACCAAAATCAACCTCATCAAATCCAACTTTAGATGTATCTGATACAATAAAATTCCATGGACTTGTGAGTTTAGGTCTTTCTTTTGTAGCAATAAAGTCTATTGTTGATCTTGAATATTCTGGGGTGGCTTGTCTCCTAGCTTCTTTCACTAGCTTTATTGCATAACTTAATGGACTTTCACATAGTATTTTTGCCTTGGAGACTTTTGCTGGACAGATTATTGCATTACCATAGTAACCCGAAGGTAAGTCTAGGCAATTTTTACCGCGCACATTAACCATGCACATGATTCGCACGTCATCATCAGGGTCAAATTGTATGGCCCTTGTGTGTGATCTCCACAGACACGCTGTGATTAAATCAAATCTGGAGGTTGAATGAAGTTCTGCAGGGAGATTTTTCCGAATAGCTTTGATTTCTTTGGGGCCAAAAGAAAAGCTTCGTCTTACTAGGTTCTTGTCATTTAAACTAGATGGAATGATGCTTTTTCCCTCTTCTTCGTATTCAGGATGTGTATGGGTGACATGCAGTGGATGTCTAGCAGTTAAGAGCTCCCTTTTCCATACAGGTAGTATGGACGGAGTTGGTGCACCTTTCGCCATCTCGCTCATGGTAGTCACAAACTGAAGTGAGCCAAGTGCATCGCTTATCACGTGGTTGAAGCGAATGGCTAAGACAAATCCTCCACACTTAAATCGAGTTACCTGAACTCGACAAGAACCATTAGAACTAGCACCTTTCTGAGAAATAAAAGCCTAATAGCAGGAAAAAGGAGgagaagcagaagaagaagattaaGAGTGTATATAATGTATTTGTCCTTCAAACTTGAAGAAAGACCTGAGTTTTAGGGCTCCATGTGTCTAGAATCTTAAAAAGTCAGGGATTTTGTAACAATAGTTTAACACAGACTATTAGTACTGTCCTAAGTGCATGCAGGGAGAAGTTCTGTGCATAGAATTCTAGTATATTTTACCTGAACCAACATCAATGGACAGCCAAGCATCCCATCAGAGCCTGGGACATCAGAGACAAGCAATTCCGGGTACCGGCAAGGTGGCTGAACTGTGTCACCGAGCTGGACAATGCTGACACTAGCATCAGCCTCCACGAAGACCACCCCTTCTGCCGTGCAATCCACCATAAACTTGTTATCAGGCCCTTCAATAAGCCTACCTGCATAAGGGTAGTAATACACAAGTGTTTTTGCAAGTGCTTCTCTTATGATCTTGACAGGATTCAGTCCTTCCATAGAAGGTTTGCTCTTGTAGAACATGATCATGGGATAGTGACACCTTAGGGTTTCTTGATCATCTAAAGTAGATAATGCTTTGATTTCATGAGGAGTGGGTTGGGCAGGGACAATGAGTTCTGGTTCTTTGGGAGTTACCATGAAAGTGAATGCCATCATTTTCAGGCAATCTTGTGTTTGAAAAGGAGAATTGGTAGGTTGTTTCAAGCAAGTTAGGGCTGGTGGATTTGTGTTTGTGCGTCTGCAAATTAAGAAGCATCCCCATGACCAGTGTGTCTATAAATAATGTCAATTTTCCATAGTAAAAGTGGCTGGTTTAGGAGGGTGTTTAGGAGAAGTGTTTTATAAgctttaaaaataagatgttacgAGCTTACAAGCTCTTCAACTTTTAAGACTGCAACTTTGGGGTTATGACTTTCTCTCTATATGATGAAATTGTTAGTATGCAAATTTATTACGCTATGTCTACATTACGAATAGTGCTGAGACTTTTTGACTTTTCCCTTATACATATAGAGAAAAAAGATATACGTATTCGTTGCtgtttatctatatatagggAAATATGAAATGCGTCCGTGTCTAGTAGTTCATTTTGGCCTAGCAGTTTGGTATATTCGTGTCActgcaaaaatgaagtttgACACCTAGTTTAACTCATTAAACACGACTATTTGTCTAATAGTTAGACATGCACCaaccttttcattttcagctGTGCCAATACTAAATATGTTGTTTAATTATCACTACAATATctatgtataataaaataaaaatattcatgttaCTTGAATAACCTCtttgaattttgtatttcCATAAGTATTAAatgtgtattattatttttatttatccaaaaaaattactggATTTATTGGATAACTTAGTTAATaatccaatttaaattttattttgatgtaaaATAATACTGATGTTTTTGCcacttgaaaaataatttttgttttctatttacattttgatatgtgtaacattaattatctttattcaGAAGATTTACTCATTTTTCTAGATAAATTTAGTTAgtaaaataatctaaattaatttttatgttgattatacttgtgtgttttttgtacttatttatTGCTTAGTGTTCaaatctaaataatttataattttatttagtgtaaattacaatagaTTTCTCTGAGATTTgccataattacaaaatatattttcattatttgaaaaattacaaatagatCTTCTAATTAGCTGTTGTaaagaggtatttgtaattctagaagagtatttataattttttaaacaacgagaaggtatttataattatgataaaattctGAGGAgttggttgtaatttattgttttattttattcattttactGGAAATACAATATTTACCGTGGCTTAATTTAATGGTGGTGAGATGACagcctaaaattaatttaatggcTTAATTTAAACACGAGGCACTAGGGATTTATTAGTTGCGGATAGTGGGTGAGATGACAGCCTAAggatttataaataaatcacgTTAATAATGACGCTTAATTTAATGatgttgattaattaaaacattttataagtttctaCATCTTGTAAGATGTTtcaagagcttataaaatattgaattttattttaaaaataagctctCAAACcgtttagataaaataaaatgttaaaacttataaaatattcttaccACTTATAAAATGCTAAGGTATTTGGTTTATAAGGTCTTTTGttggtaaaattattaaaaatgacataatactgttaaaatcaaaataagttgttatttcttgacatattttgtatttaagtatttttaaaatactttcatAAAATAGTTCATGTTAGTTtaactcaaataaaaatgaattataactttattttttgctagtcaaatattaatatagatat includes:
- the LOC105164991 gene encoding alkylated DNA repair protein alkB homolog 8 isoform X2 codes for the protein MGLPRFTCPKGGDGESSPHLYVANCGPAVGLSYDTIASVFGTYGEVKGVCAADESGTRVIVSYHDKSSAQDAMKALNRHPCSSLGGRLLHIQYSVQSLGKVNNTDSVPVSTSASGLDIPGLYLMHDFVTPQEEQELLAAVDDRAWQHLAKRRVQHYGYEFCYDIRTVNTNHYLGELPSFVSPILERIRTFQTLDHSADIALDQLTVNEYPPGVGLSPHIDTHSAFEDLIFSLSLAGPCIMEFRKYATAVWQEKSTSSSDVGEQISEKNSSFVRKAIYLPPRSMLLLSGEARYVWHHYIPHHKVDKVNDSLIRRGSRRVSFTLRKVRKGPCQCAFPQYCDSQR
- the LOC105164991 gene encoding alkylated DNA repair protein alkB homolog 8 isoform X1; amino-acid sequence: MGLPRFTCPKGGDGESSPHLYVANCGPAVGLSYDTIASVFGTYGEVKGVCAADESGTRVIVSYHDKSSAQDAMKALNRHPCSSLGGRLLHIQYSVQSLGKVNNTDSVPVSTSASGLDIPGLYLMHDFVTPQEEQELLAAVDDRAWQHLAKRRVQHYGYEFCYDIRTVNTNHYLGELPSFVSPILERIRTFQTLDHSADIALDQLTVNEYPPGVGLSPHIDTHSAFEDLIFSLSLAGPCIMEFRKYATAVWQEKSTSSSDVGEQISEKNSSFVRKAIYLPPRSMLLLSGEARYVWHHYIPHHKVDKVNDSLIRRGSRRVSFTLRKENLLLVSYWFTGIGRLQHPILF
- the LOC105164990 gene encoding uncharacterized protein LOC105164990 isoform X1 — its product is MAFPRSPVPRSTFTMTLSDEKTKLPLSLFFHARTPRLCFRSSQSKLSMAGAALTCNTFPQLKIRYASSKSSLHFSPRTFRTYDRPRRLTSTRVTIDRNSDVQIGKREEKPRGSGYSNGKMYRRLDSCLVIPPTEGKKPKALIKFLGGAFIGAVPEVTYSYLLELLAKEGYLIISVPYNVTFDHELVTREIYERFHACLDLILMNGLPENGISAAEIADLPFFSIGHSNGALLQVLVGSYFCEKIPKANAIISYNNRPASEAVPYFEQLGPLVKQMMPVIETSPMYSMAQSIPGDGLKTLIDIAERVLPDYDPEATVSLTKFVDQLPSVFNQVAQGISEFKPTPAENLDCFKKLYNIQHTLLVKFDFDTIDETDLLEETLKPRVESFCGKLEKVVLRGNHITPCIQEPRWQVGPVYTPADAIAQGLKAISLYETRVLSRTICNWFGSLES
- the LOC105164990 gene encoding uncharacterized protein LOC105164990 isoform X2; its protein translation is MAFPRSPVPRSTFTMTLSDEKTKLPLSLFFHARTPRLCFRSSQSKLSMAGAALTCNTFPQLKIRYASSKSSLHFSPRTFRTYDRPRRLTSTRVTIDRNSDVQIGKREEKPRGSGYSNGKMYRRLDSCLVIPPTEGKKPKALIKFLGGAFIGAVPEVTYSYLLELLAKEGYLIISVPYNVTFDHELVTREIYERFHACLDLILMNGLPENGISAAEIADLPFFSIGHSNGALLQVLVGSYFCEKIPKANAIISYNNRPASEAVPYFEQLGPLVKQMMPVIETSPMYSMAQSIPDGLKTLIDIAERVLPDYDPEATVSLTKFVDQLPSVFNQVAQGISEFKPTPAENLDCFKKLYNIQHTLLVKFDFDTIDETDLLEETLKPRVESFCGKLEKVVLRGNHITPCIQEPRWQVGPVYTPADAIAQGLKAISLYETRVLSRTICNWFGSLES
- the LOC105164989 gene encoding methanol O-anthraniloyltransferase-like; amino-acid sequence: MMAFTFMVTPKEPELIVPAQPTPHEIKALSTLDDQETLRCHYPMIMFYKSKPSMEGLNPVKIIREALAKTLVYYYPYAGRLIEGPDNKFMVDCTAEGVVFVEADASVSIVQLGDTVQPPCRYPELLVSDVPGSDGMLGCPLMLVQVTRFKCGGFVLAIRFNHVISDALGSLQFVTTMSEMAKGAPTPSILPVWKRELLTARHPLHVTHTHPEYEEEGKSIIPSSLNDKNLVRRSFSFGPKEIKAIRKNLPAELHSTSRFDLITACLWRSHTRAIQFDPDDDVRIMCMVNVRGKNCLDLPSGYYGNAIICPAKVSKAKILCESPLSYAIKLVKEARRQATPEYSRSTIDFIATKERPKLTSPWNFIVSDTSKVGFDEVDFGWGNPIYGGTMYGGTFHYIVYAHQRNQKGEDVMVVPMTLPVAVMERFEDELRILLCDLMKNSSSLSPIMVPSKL